The Lacipirellula parvula genome window below encodes:
- a CDS encoding trypsin-like peptidase domain-containing protein codes for MSEANPKHLQAGEREAGSLCAHCSRELRLHEPTALCTRCGAVHHEACWRDGGGCGSYQCARSGTFAKPRQIETIAVSHAELAAATPLPPPVQHRTYEPAPEPPPRWNRIALWAFGIAIAGIPLFGLVTGLAAIIVACIALVAHTANRKGMPLAVAAIFIGMLDIVGWSFALFQYYGGAATGIVAMSEFSIDPESLNELPDRISRAMRANVLIQSNFGFGRQGLGSGVILKIEDGSAYIVTNRHVIDEYFSEAAAANAGAPNLADMADLNVMTVEQTFGPASVEWVAPHGVDLAIIAMPLIGAVDELREAVWNGDETPHIGDAVFAVGNPHGLGWTHSSGSISQIRRRSQADFDFRVLQSTAAINPGNSGGGLYDADGKLIGINTMTGDKRVAEGLGFAISFPTLLELIPEKFGLRRINATPVPAASELKDAADANDLPESAVDKEIEE; via the coding sequence GTGAGCGAAGCGAATCCGAAACATTTGCAGGCTGGCGAGCGCGAAGCGGGTTCGCTCTGTGCGCATTGCAGTAGAGAGTTGCGACTGCACGAACCGACGGCGCTCTGCACGCGCTGCGGAGCCGTACACCACGAAGCGTGTTGGCGAGACGGAGGCGGATGCGGGTCGTATCAATGCGCCCGCTCGGGGACGTTCGCCAAGCCGCGACAGATCGAGACGATCGCCGTCTCCCATGCGGAACTGGCTGCCGCAACGCCGTTGCCGCCGCCTGTGCAACATCGCACCTACGAGCCGGCGCCCGAACCGCCGCCGCGCTGGAACCGCATCGCCCTCTGGGCGTTCGGCATCGCAATCGCCGGCATCCCGCTGTTCGGACTCGTGACGGGGCTCGCGGCGATCATCGTCGCGTGTATCGCGCTGGTCGCGCACACGGCCAATCGCAAGGGAATGCCGCTGGCCGTCGCCGCCATTTTTATCGGCATGCTCGACATTGTGGGCTGGTCGTTTGCACTCTTCCAATACTACGGCGGCGCAGCGACCGGAATCGTAGCGATGAGCGAGTTCTCGATCGATCCGGAGTCGCTCAACGAACTTCCTGACCGCATCTCCCGGGCGATGCGGGCCAACGTGCTGATTCAGTCGAACTTCGGCTTCGGCCGCCAAGGATTGGGATCGGGCGTGATTCTCAAGATTGAGGACGGCTCCGCATACATCGTCACCAACCGGCATGTGATCGACGAATACTTCAGCGAAGCTGCCGCCGCGAACGCCGGCGCTCCCAACCTCGCTGACATGGCCGACCTCAATGTGATGACTGTCGAGCAAACATTCGGCCCGGCAAGCGTCGAGTGGGTGGCGCCCCACGGCGTCGATTTGGCAATCATCGCGATGCCGCTGATCGGCGCCGTCGATGAACTGCGCGAAGCGGTCTGGAACGGCGACGAGACGCCCCACATTGGCGACGCGGTGTTTGCGGTTGGCAATCCGCATGGATTGGGGTGGACGCATTCATCGGGCAGCATTTCACAAATCCGGCGCCGCTCGCAAGCAGATTTTGATTTCCGCGTGTTGCAAAGCACGGCAGCCATCAATCCCGGCAACAGCGGCGGCGGCTTGTACGACGCCGACGGAAAGCTGATCGGCATCAACACGATGACCGGCGACAAGCGCGTCGCCGAGGGGCTGGGGTTCGCCATCTCTTTCCCGACGCTCCTCGAACTCATTCCAGAGAAGTTCGGTCTGCGGCGCATCAACGCGACGCCAGTGCCCGCGGCGAGTGAACTAAAAGATGCAGCCGATGCGAATGATTTACCAGAATCGGCGGTGGATAAGGAAATAGAAGAATGA
- a CDS encoding DUF1559 domain-containing protein, which yields MSRKRSAFTLVELLVVIAIIGVLVALLLPAVQAAREAARRAECINKMKQLGLAVQNHHDAKKAVPVSGRPVGIVDTTVPRIAAMTHILNYMELGTLRNTFDIKKNWSHLDNRIAANTVIPGFLCPSSSEAPERLDGDPNVSWTQEICSQTDYSPTVWVSGPLYNPASATNPIDPPGAPNAAGDYPGILEYQNAKASFKDVTDGLSNTIMFAESAGRPYIYRKSIKVTDDATIARVNGGGWPRPASDILVFGTTADGVDPFGTCALNCTNGLDTVKRGYPDPQFSTYGVSAPYSFHSGVVLHGFGDGSVRGISDSVDIREYAKLITRAGEEVNPNL from the coding sequence ATGTCACGCAAAAGATCTGCGTTTACGCTCGTAGAACTACTGGTGGTCATCGCGATCATCGGCGTCCTGGTCGCCCTGTTGCTGCCGGCTGTGCAGGCTGCTCGTGAAGCGGCCCGTCGCGCCGAGTGCATCAACAAGATGAAGCAACTTGGCCTCGCCGTTCAGAATCATCATGATGCCAAGAAAGCGGTGCCTGTCAGCGGCCGTCCCGTCGGCATTGTGGATACCACCGTCCCGCGCATCGCGGCGATGACCCACATTCTCAATTACATGGAACTCGGTACGCTGCGCAATACGTTTGACATCAAAAAGAACTGGTCGCACCTCGACAATCGCATCGCGGCTAACACCGTCATTCCAGGGTTCCTGTGCCCTTCAAGCTCCGAAGCTCCAGAACGACTGGACGGCGACCCGAACGTTAGCTGGACTCAGGAGATCTGCAGCCAAACCGACTACTCTCCCACCGTGTGGGTTTCGGGTCCCTTATACAATCCGGCTAGCGCCACCAACCCGATCGACCCGCCTGGCGCCCCGAATGCGGCTGGCGACTATCCAGGCATCTTGGAATACCAGAATGCGAAAGCTAGCTTCAAAGACGTCACGGACGGTTTGTCCAACACGATCATGTTCGCGGAGTCGGCAGGTCGCCCGTACATTTATCGCAAGAGCATCAAGGTGACCGACGATGCTACTATCGCACGCGTCAATGGCGGCGGCTGGCCTCGTCCGGCGAGTGATATTCTGGTGTTCGGCACGACTGCCGACGGCGTTGATCCTTTCGGAACGTGCGCGCTAAATTGCACCAACGGCCTCGATACCGTCAAGCGAGGCTATCCCGATCCGCAGTTCAGCACCTACGGGGTCAGCGCGCCGTATTCGTTCCACTCGGGAGTCGTTCTTCACGGGTTCGGCGACGGTTCGGTGCGCGGCATTAGCGATAGCGTCGACATCCGCGAGTACGCCAAATTGATCACCCGCGCTGGCGAAGAGGTGAACCCGAATCTTTAA
- a CDS encoding YezD family protein has translation MNHSPQTSPAPAASRMPTDDELREVAASLRGMRFGSVTIVVQDGVIIQIDKTEKRRLRNRRDAQENG, from the coding sequence ATGAACCATTCCCCTCAAACCTCGCCAGCCCCGGCTGCGAGCCGCATGCCGACAGACGACGAACTTCGCGAAGTCGCCGCGTCGTTGCGCGGGATGCGCTTCGGCTCGGTGACGATTGTCGTTCAGGATGGCGTGATCATCCAAATCGACAAGACGGAGAAGCGTCGCCTTCGCAATCGCCGCGACGCGCAGGAAAATGGTTAG
- the cysW gene encoding sulfate ABC transporter permease subunit CysW, protein MNAQTLPVTLESPESWQVAGPQLRNATEESTWVRWLLVGTTLLFLTLVLFVPLVAIFAEALRKGWGAYFASFENANFWAAVKLTTIAAGIAVPANLVFGVAAAWAIAKFDFRGKSLLITLIDLPFAVSPVVSGLIYVLLFGMTGWFGPWLASHNIQIIFAVPGIVLATIFVTFPFVARELIPLMQEQGSEEEQAAISLGANGWQTFFRVTLPNVKWALLYGVILSTARAVGEFGAVSVVSGHIRGKTNTLPLHIEVLYNEYNFVAAFAVASVLTLLALVTLVLKTTLEWRIQRDLVEAAKSE, encoded by the coding sequence ATGAACGCACAAACGCTTCCTGTAACGCTCGAATCGCCTGAATCGTGGCAAGTTGCTGGTCCACAGCTCCGCAATGCGACCGAAGAGTCGACGTGGGTTCGTTGGCTGCTCGTTGGCACGACGCTTCTGTTTCTCACGCTCGTGTTGTTCGTGCCGCTCGTGGCGATTTTCGCCGAGGCGCTCCGCAAAGGCTGGGGCGCCTACTTCGCCAGCTTCGAAAACGCCAACTTCTGGGCGGCGGTGAAGCTGACGACCATCGCGGCGGGGATCGCCGTTCCCGCGAACCTGGTGTTCGGCGTCGCGGCCGCTTGGGCGATCGCGAAGTTCGACTTCCGCGGCAAAAGCCTGCTGATCACGCTCATCGACTTGCCGTTCGCCGTCTCGCCGGTCGTTTCAGGTTTGATCTACGTGCTGCTGTTCGGCATGACTGGTTGGTTCGGGCCCTGGCTCGCCAGCCACAACATTCAAATTATCTTCGCCGTGCCCGGCATCGTGCTGGCGACGATCTTCGTCACGTTTCCCTTCGTCGCCCGCGAATTGATCCCGCTGATGCAGGAGCAAGGGAGCGAAGAGGAGCAAGCGGCGATTTCGCTCGGCGCCAACGGCTGGCAAACGTTCTTCCGCGTCACGCTTCCGAACGTGAAGTGGGCGCTGCTCTACGGCGTCATCCTCAGCACGGCTCGTGCCGTGGGCGAGTTCGGCGCCGTATCGGTCGTGTCGGGTCACATTCGCGGCAAGACGAATACGCTGCCGCTCCATATCGAGGTTCTTTACAACGAATACAACTTCGTCGCGGCGTTTGCCGTGGCGTCGGTCCTTACGCTCTTGGCCCTAGTGACGCTCGTGTTGAAGACGACGCTGGAATGGCGGATTCAACGCGATCTCGTCGAGGCCGCCAAGAGTGAGTAA
- the cysT gene encoding sulfate ABC transporter permease subunit CysT has translation MSNTFAKRQVIPGFGITMGYTVTYLSLIVLIPLAALFIKSAGLGWDDFWKAVWNPRVIASYKLTFGASLVAAIVNAVCGFVVAWTLVRYKFPGKAIIDAMIDLPFALPTAVSGIALTAVYSSHGWFGQYLEPLGIKVAYTPLGITLALVFIGLPFVVRTLQPALADLERESEEAAASLGANRFQTFTRVILPTILPALLTGFALSLARAIGEYGSVVFISGNMPMRTEITSLLIISKLEQYDTAGAAAISVVMLIASFGLLLAINMLQHLAGRRYTAGA, from the coding sequence ATGTCCAACACATTCGCCAAACGACAAGTGATTCCCGGGTTCGGGATCACGATGGGCTACACGGTGACCTACCTGAGCCTGATCGTGCTGATCCCGCTCGCCGCCCTCTTCATCAAATCTGCCGGCCTCGGCTGGGATGATTTCTGGAAGGCCGTGTGGAACCCGCGCGTCATCGCCTCGTACAAGCTCACCTTCGGCGCCTCGCTGGTGGCGGCGATCGTCAATGCCGTTTGCGGCTTCGTCGTCGCCTGGACGCTCGTTCGTTATAAGTTTCCCGGGAAGGCAATCATCGATGCGATGATCGACCTCCCCTTCGCGTTGCCGACCGCCGTTTCGGGCATCGCCCTCACGGCAGTCTATTCTTCGCATGGTTGGTTTGGCCAATACCTGGAGCCGCTGGGTATTAAGGTCGCGTACACCCCGCTCGGCATCACGTTGGCGCTGGTGTTCATCGGCCTACCGTTCGTCGTTCGGACCCTGCAGCCCGCACTTGCTGACCTCGAACGCGAAAGCGAAGAAGCGGCCGCCAGCTTGGGCGCCAATCGCTTCCAAACATTCACTCGCGTGATCCTGCCGACGATCCTGCCCGCCTTGCTCACTGGCTTCGCGCTCTCGTTGGCCCGCGCCATCGGCGAGTACGGCTCGGTCGTCTTCATCTCCGGCAACATGCCGATGCGGACGGAGATCACCTCGCTGCTGATTATCTCGAAGCTGGAACAATACGATACGGCGGGCGCCGCCGCGATTTCGGTGGTCATGCTCATCGCGTCGTTCGGACTGCTGCTAGCCATTAACATGCTGCAGCACCTCGCCGGCCGTCGCTACACGGCGGGGGCGTAA
- a CDS encoding ubiquitin-conjugating enzyme E2, giving the protein MSAVRLRRLKADHERLSEYVRRHPRLKLIQAEGDPPERYQLEMQIKSVRMVGGELQPVQSHLVEISLPLAYPRTPPQCRMLTPVFHPNIAPHAICVGDHWGAGESLQSIVTRIGEMLAYQSYNVKSPLNGEAARWVEENKERLPLDRVSLLVEDEQPAAVGSATTATVAKPTPPEIRPANPSTIAPARSDATPQTLSQRLAASTVVPPVPPQPQTPPPPPPPTPVMASSPATPPSAPAAPQAEAVRDLVSIVCPHCNAGYQVSRDSSGRRVRCRKCQQVFVAS; this is encoded by the coding sequence ATGAGCGCCGTGCGACTCCGCCGCTTGAAGGCTGATCACGAACGACTCAGCGAGTACGTTCGCCGTCATCCTCGGCTGAAATTGATTCAAGCCGAAGGCGATCCGCCGGAGCGTTACCAGCTGGAAATGCAGATCAAGAGCGTCCGCATGGTCGGCGGCGAGTTGCAACCAGTTCAAAGCCACCTCGTCGAAATCTCGTTGCCGCTCGCGTATCCGCGGACGCCGCCCCAGTGTCGCATGCTGACGCCAGTGTTCCATCCGAACATCGCCCCGCATGCGATTTGCGTGGGCGATCACTGGGGCGCCGGCGAGTCGTTGCAGTCGATCGTCACGCGCATCGGCGAAATGCTTGCCTACCAGAGCTACAACGTGAAGAGTCCGCTCAACGGCGAAGCGGCGCGGTGGGTCGAAGAGAATAAAGAGCGACTGCCGCTCGATCGCGTTAGTTTGCTCGTTGAGGATGAGCAGCCGGCCGCAGTCGGTTCGGCCACGACAGCGACGGTCGCTAAGCCGACTCCGCCGGAAATTCGACCGGCGAATCCTTCCACAATTGCACCCGCTCGCAGCGATGCAACTCCGCAAACGCTGTCGCAGCGGCTCGCAGCGTCGACTGTCGTTCCGCCAGTTCCGCCACAACCGCAGACGCCCCCGCCGCCTCCGCCACCCACTCCAGTAATGGCAAGCAGCCCGGCGACGCCTCCGTCCGCCCCAGCGGCGCCGCAAGCGGAGGCTGTGCGCGACTTGGTATCGATTGTTTGTCCCCACTGCAATGCTGGGTATCAGGTGAGCCGAGACAGCTCAGGTCGACGAGTTCGCTGCCGTAAATGCCAGCAAGTCTTCGTTGCGAGTTAG
- a CDS encoding DUF2752 domain-containing protein, whose product MAAEAISSQSTADGTDHDGLWQRRRAELHDRHWAMLVVALSVVSFAFLLRINDGGRVAASWLPFDSLPPLCGSRVLLGIECPGCGLTRSFVAFASGDFRESFRFHRLGWLVFLATAGQIPYRIVRLRQLRQGTFAEHRWPAWFGSFLIAVLIANWAATMIGKALST is encoded by the coding sequence ATGGCTGCCGAAGCAATCTCATCGCAAAGCACTGCCGATGGCACGGACCACGACGGTCTCTGGCAGCGACGTCGCGCCGAGTTGCACGACCGCCACTGGGCGATGCTGGTCGTCGCCTTGAGCGTCGTCTCTTTTGCGTTCTTACTGCGCATTAATGACGGCGGTCGCGTTGCGGCTTCGTGGCTTCCTTTCGATTCACTGCCGCCGTTGTGCGGCAGCAGAGTGCTGCTCGGCATCGAGTGCCCCGGCTGCGGACTGACGCGCAGCTTCGTCGCCTTCGCGTCGGGCGACTTCCGCGAATCGTTCCGCTTCCATCGGCTAGGGTGGCTGGTATTTCTGGCAACGGCCGGCCAGATTCCGTACCGCATCGTACGGCTACGCCAACTGCGGCAAGGGACCTTTGCCGAGCATCGCTGGCCAGCCTGGTTCGGCAGTTTCCTGATCGCAGTGTTGATCGCCAATTGGGCAGCGACGATGATTGGCAAGGCTTTGTCGACATAA
- a CDS encoding zf-TFIIB domain-containing protein translates to MHPLRPSTFAAFRNLAVQLINIFSGDFDVPIQVTCPSCQTTLKTADSSAGKRAKCPKCDGVLDIPFPVAEIVEDDEYELEVVAPAASNELGDAEPASEADRRPCPACGEMIARKAIKCRFCNEIFDRSLRGIASGPADIHDPDWLKVRSGVAAIYYSYISIVVAIVLGLVIGGVVTAVAGRDGDAANIAGGIGGLLFVLVFVGAAIGIIVGQVRCTNAPQDSGARGLANGAAICMVLNIVLSMAGRGAQLPALNLLGSLLSAVGWILFILFIRQSASYLGNDDLARSAVRFLIFGVVCFFSAIGAVAVVVAQIEILSIVLGVTLLVMAIMAFIWLLRLLKGLMTTIDQCMSGY, encoded by the coding sequence TTGCATCCATTGCGTCCGTCCACCTTCGCTGCCTTCCGCAACCTTGCCGTTCAACTCATCAATATTTTCTCGGGAGATTTCGACGTGCCCATCCAAGTAACCTGCCCGAGTTGCCAGACGACGCTGAAGACCGCCGACTCCTCGGCCGGCAAGCGGGCCAAGTGTCCGAAGTGCGACGGCGTGCTTGACATTCCGTTTCCAGTCGCCGAGATCGTAGAAGACGATGAGTACGAATTGGAAGTCGTTGCTCCGGCCGCCTCGAACGAACTTGGGGACGCCGAGCCGGCGAGCGAGGCTGATCGTCGTCCGTGCCCTGCCTGCGGCGAGATGATTGCTCGCAAGGCGATTAAGTGTCGCTTTTGCAACGAGATTTTCGATCGATCGCTGCGGGGGATTGCCTCCGGCCCTGCCGACATTCACGACCCGGACTGGCTGAAAGTTCGCAGCGGGGTGGCGGCGATTTACTACAGTTATATTTCTATTGTGGTCGCCATTGTTTTAGGGCTCGTTATCGGCGGCGTTGTTACGGCGGTAGCGGGCCGGGACGGAGACGCCGCGAATATTGCAGGGGGAATTGGCGGGCTTTTGTTTGTACTAGTCTTTGTTGGGGCCGCGATCGGCATCATTGTCGGGCAGGTCCGCTGCACCAACGCCCCCCAAGACAGTGGCGCCCGGGGTCTCGCCAACGGCGCCGCTATTTGCATGGTGCTCAATATCGTCCTCTCCATGGCGGGCCGCGGCGCGCAGTTGCCTGCGCTGAATTTGTTGGGGAGTTTGCTCTCAGCCGTCGGATGGATCCTCTTTATCCTCTTTATTCGCCAATCGGCCTCGTACTTAGGAAATGACGACCTCGCGAGAAGCGCTGTGAGGTTTCTGATTTTTGGGGTGGTCTGCTTCTTTAGCGCGATCGGAGCGGTCGCCGTGGTGGTCGCTCAAATTGAGATCCTGTCGATCGTGCTGGGCGTTACGCTCCTGGTGATGGCTATCATGGCATTCATTTGGTTGCTGAGATTGCTCAAGGGGCTGATGACCACCATCGATCAGTGCATGAGCGGTTACTGA
- a CDS encoding sulfate/molybdate ABC transporter ATP-binding protein — MSIDVQHISKTFGTFRALNDVSLKINDGELVALLGPSGSGKTTLLRIIAGLEAPDPNPDASIRFYDEDVSRRPVGERHVGFVFQHYALFRHMTVFENVAFGLRVRHKSSRPSNEEIRDRVERLLSLVQLAQFSKRYPSQLSGGQRQRVALARALAVEPKVLLLDEPFGALDAQVRKGLRAWLRRLHEEIHITSVLVTHDQEEALEVADRVVVMNNSKIEQEGTPDEVFHNAKTQFVMEFLGQVNVFHGRVQRGKATLGDLTVDYPNYSDDRERPATVYMRPHEFEIRRTSNGKPSFPARIVRIHSAGAVARVFLETEDASSVLVELPLEEFANLSLQDGENVHLYPKNARVFVPSETK; from the coding sequence ATGAGCATCGACGTTCAACACATCTCGAAAACGTTTGGAACCTTTCGGGCGCTCAACGACGTTAGCTTGAAGATTAACGACGGCGAACTGGTCGCATTGCTTGGTCCCTCGGGCTCCGGAAAGACGACGCTGCTCCGGATTATCGCTGGCCTCGAAGCTCCCGATCCGAACCCTGACGCCTCGATTCGCTTCTACGATGAAGACGTCTCGCGTCGCCCGGTCGGCGAGCGGCATGTCGGCTTCGTGTTTCAGCACTACGCGCTGTTCCGCCACATGACCGTGTTCGAAAACGTAGCGTTCGGTCTGCGGGTGCGGCACAAATCGTCGCGCCCGTCGAATGAAGAGATTCGCGACCGCGTCGAACGACTGCTGTCGTTGGTGCAACTCGCCCAGTTCAGCAAACGCTACCCGTCGCAACTCTCGGGCGGCCAGCGGCAACGCGTCGCCCTTGCACGGGCGCTCGCGGTCGAACCAAAAGTGTTGCTGCTCGACGAACCATTTGGCGCCCTCGACGCTCAGGTTCGTAAGGGGCTGCGTGCCTGGCTGCGTCGGTTGCACGAAGAGATCCACATCACTAGCGTCCTTGTCACGCACGATCAGGAAGAGGCGCTGGAAGTCGCCGACCGCGTCGTCGTGATGAACAACTCGAAGATCGAACAAGAGGGGACGCCTGACGAAGTTTTCCACAACGCGAAGACGCAATTCGTGATGGAGTTCCTCGGCCAAGTCAACGTCTTCCATGGTCGCGTGCAGCGCGGCAAGGCGACGCTCGGCGATCTGACCGTCGATTACCCGAACTACAGCGACGACCGCGAACGTCCGGCAACCGTTTATATGCGGCCGCACGAGTTCGAGATTCGCCGCACGTCCAACGGCAAGCCGAGTTTTCCCGCCCGCATCGTTCGCATCCACTCCGCCGGCGCCGTCGCTCGCGTGTTCCTCGAAACGGAAGATGCCTCGAGCGTGCTGGTGGAACTGCCACTGGAAGAATTTGCCAATCTCTCGCTGCAGGATGGCGAGAACGTTCACTTGTATCCCAAAAACGCCCGCGTCTTCGTACCGAGTGAAACCAAATGA
- a CDS encoding FHA domain-containing protein has translation MADPIRITTADLQRPEVNDYVEMQKYLQRDVSDLGRQPWLIRVIYANWFYLSLASMCGGLAAWACLEPWFDDNSLDEVTVVAFLMFPAVVGGIGLFLGAAEGIMCRNLRRAVISGSVGLGVGFAGGMIAIFPAGMIFMVMTLIAVSVSGELDENELPTGVGLLIFMMGRSAYWMIAGIPAGLGQGIALREKKVIINGIVGSLLGGLVGGLLFDPISIVLLTEDGQATYSRAVGFGTIGLFVGLFVGLVEGWTKTAWLLMRKGPLAGKQFIMFKDTTILGSSPKADIYLFKDDAIEPRHATITNRGGRFEIEDCNTPDGTYVNGIPVTRTILRDGDKIVLGKTVLEFSMKETAS, from the coding sequence ATGGCCGATCCCATACGCATCACAACCGCCGATCTGCAGCGTCCCGAAGTCAACGACTACGTCGAGATGCAGAAGTATCTGCAGCGCGACGTCAGCGACTTAGGCCGGCAACCGTGGTTGATCCGCGTCATTTACGCGAACTGGTTCTATTTGTCGCTCGCTTCCATGTGCGGCGGCCTGGCCGCGTGGGCGTGTTTGGAACCTTGGTTTGACGACAACTCTCTCGACGAAGTGACAGTCGTTGCATTCTTGATGTTTCCAGCGGTCGTAGGCGGAATCGGTCTGTTCTTAGGGGCGGCGGAAGGAATTATGTGCCGCAACCTTCGCCGCGCGGTAATCAGCGGATCCGTTGGGCTGGGCGTCGGCTTTGCCGGAGGGATGATCGCCATTTTCCCGGCGGGGATGATCTTCATGGTGATGACGCTGATTGCCGTCAGCGTCTCAGGCGAACTCGACGAAAATGAGCTGCCAACCGGGGTTGGTCTGTTGATTTTTATGATGGGACGTTCGGCCTATTGGATGATCGCCGGAATTCCGGCGGGCTTAGGGCAGGGAATCGCGCTGCGTGAAAAGAAAGTCATTATCAACGGCATCGTCGGCAGCTTGCTCGGAGGCCTCGTCGGGGGCCTGCTGTTCGACCCGATCTCAATTGTTTTGCTCACAGAAGATGGCCAAGCAACCTACAGTCGAGCCGTCGGATTCGGAACCATTGGCCTCTTTGTGGGACTATTCGTCGGGCTCGTTGAAGGCTGGACGAAGACGGCATGGCTGCTGATGCGCAAGGGCCCGCTGGCGGGCAAGCAGTTCATCATGTTCAAGGATACGACGATTCTGGGCAGTTCGCCGAAGGCGGATATCTACCTATTCAAAGACGACGCGATCGAACCGCGTCACGCAACGATCACCAATCGCGGCGGGAGATTCGAGATTGAAGACTGCAACACGCCCGATGGAACGTACGTCAACGGGATCCCCGTGACGCGCACGATTCTCCGCGACGGCGACAAGATTGTGCTCGGGAAAACCGTGCTGGAGTTTTCGATGAAAGAGACGGCGTCGTGA
- a CDS encoding sulfate ABC transporter substrate-binding protein, producing MKSFQKFATSLLLAGLFASWAGCGSSGASSSDGAKERITLLNVSYDPTRELYEEVNAEFEKQYEEKTGTPIKVEQSHGGAGKQARAVIDGLKADVLTLAIAYDIDQVSELTQLFPKDWQKRLDNNSCPYTSTIVFLVRSGNPKQIKDWDDLVKEGVEVITPNPKTSGGARYNYLGAWGYALKKFGNDEQKARDFVKKLYENVPVLGSGARDSTTTFVQREQGDVLITWENEALLALKELGPEKFEIVVPSISILAEPPVTVVDKNAAAHGAQEAAQAYLEYLYSPAGQKLAAKHFYRPSLEQHADPEDLKRFQEVELFDVDDVFGGWSEAQAKHFNDGGIFDVIQEEIASSK from the coding sequence ATGAAGTCATTCCAGAAATTCGCGACCTCGCTCCTCCTTGCCGGCCTCTTCGCGAGCTGGGCTGGTTGCGGTTCTTCGGGCGCTTCTAGTTCAGACGGAGCGAAGGAACGGATCACGTTGCTGAACGTTTCCTACGACCCGACCCGCGAACTGTACGAAGAGGTCAACGCCGAATTCGAGAAGCAGTATGAGGAAAAGACCGGCACGCCAATCAAGGTCGAGCAGTCGCACGGAGGCGCCGGCAAGCAGGCTCGCGCGGTGATCGATGGCCTGAAGGCCGACGTGCTGACGCTCGCGATCGCGTACGACATTGATCAAGTCTCTGAACTGACGCAGCTCTTCCCGAAGGACTGGCAAAAGCGCCTCGACAACAACAGCTGCCCTTACACTTCGACGATTGTCTTCCTCGTCCGCTCAGGGAATCCGAAGCAGATCAAAGACTGGGACGACCTGGTGAAGGAGGGCGTCGAAGTCATCACGCCCAACCCGAAGACCTCGGGTGGCGCCCGCTACAACTACCTCGGCGCCTGGGGCTACGCCCTCAAGAAGTTTGGGAATGACGAGCAAAAGGCCCGCGACTTTGTGAAGAAACTCTACGAGAACGTGCCGGTCCTCGGTTCCGGGGCCCGCGACTCGACGACGACGTTCGTCCAGCGGGAGCAAGGCGACGTGCTCATTACTTGGGAGAACGAAGCCCTGCTCGCTCTCAAAGAACTTGGTCCTGAAAAGTTCGAGATCGTCGTCCCCTCGATCAGTATTCTGGCCGAACCGCCGGTGACCGTCGTGGATAAGAACGCCGCTGCTCACGGCGCGCAGGAAGCGGCCCAAGCCTACCTGGAGTATCTCTACTCACCCGCCGGCCAAAAGTTGGCGGCCAAGCACTTCTACCGTCCAAGCCTCGAGCAACATGCCGATCCCGAGGACCTGAAGCGATTCCAAGAGGTCGAGTTGTTTGACGTCGACGACGTCTTTGGCGGCTGGTCTGAGGCTCAGGCCAAGCACTTTAATGACGGCGGCATTTTCGACGTCATCCAAGAAGAAATCGCGAGCAGCAAATAG